In Lolium rigidum isolate FL_2022 chromosome 3, APGP_CSIRO_Lrig_0.1, whole genome shotgun sequence, the genomic window CGGGCTTGCCTCGAGATGGCGGCATGAAGTTCATCTCACCCTCGTTAGAAATTGGCCTTTGCGAAGGGAAACATCACCCCCACCTATTGAGGTTGTCGGTGTGTGCAACATCTCCTTAAATTGTAGAGCTGGCGTCTATTAGAGGAACTCTGGTGGAATGCTCTAAACACTGTACCTCTAATTCACTGTGCCAGTCAGGAATCACGCACGGCCGCACAGTCGGGTTGCATCATGTAAAAAATCTGTTTGAGATCAACTCGCGACGACGCTGTGCAGCGCCTGTAAGTATACTTTGCCTTAATTAATTCCACGTGGTGATCCTCCGTACCGACAGCATCATACCGCATCACGTTACATTTGATCTCGCACGACTGCCAGATTTGATGGATATGGATACGTTCGCTACTTCACCCCCATTACCAGCTCGATCTGTCTGCATAACACAGGGCATGCACAAGCGCCATTCCTGAAACTCTAGAGAAGCGGCTAGCGAGATGAAGCCCATCCCTCTGCTGACACCGTACAAGATGGGCGAGTTCCAACTCTCCCACCGCGTCGTGCTGGCGCCGCTGTCGCGGCTGCGCTCCTACGGCGGCGTGCCGCAGCCGCACGCTGCCGTGTACTACTCGCAGCGCGCCACCCCCGGCGGGTTCCTCATCTCCGAGGCCACGCTTGTCTCCGGCTTGCCACAAGGGCGCCAGGAGTCGTCGTCGTTCAGGGACGTCCCGGGGATCTGGGCGCAGGAGCACGTCGACGCGTGGAGGCCCGTTGTGGACGCCGTGCACGCCAAGGGTGCCGTCTTCTTCTGCCAGCTCTGGCACGTCGGCGACAGAGTCGTTGTCCGGCCGCAGCAGGTGAGCCCGCAGATGAGCTTCGACGGCCGCCGCGAGGAGCTGTCCTCGCCGAGGAGGGTGACGGCCGAGGAGGCGCCCCGCGTCGTCGACTGGTTCAGACGCGCCGCCAGGAACGCCGTCGATGCCGGTACGTACGTGCTAGCTCCTGGCGCCGGGGACCGTTAATTTGCTTCTTGTACGTGCATGTGGTGTACGTGCCGCCGCGCGGTCGCCTCAGCTCACACCGTATACGTGCCACGGCGCCAGGTTTCGACGGCGTCGAGATCCTCGGCGCCAACGGTTACTTCGTCGACGACGGCCACGTCGGCAGCGCCGGTCTGGAGAGCCGCTGCCGGTTCGCGCTGGAGGTGGTTGACGCTGTGGCGCGGGAGGTGGGCGGGCACCGCATGGGAGTCTGTCTGGACCAGTTCACCaccaccggcaccggcaccggtgAGGAGCACGCCGTGGCGCTCCACGTGGTGAGCCGGCTCAACGATCACGGCGTGCTCTACTGCCACATGATCGAGCCGAGGATAGAGGGGCGGCGGCACGTCTCCCGGCAGCTGCTGCCTTTCAGGGAGGCGTTCGACGGTACGTTCATCGCCAACGGCGGCTACGGACGGGAGGAGGGGGACGCGGCCGTCGGCGAGGGGTATGCCGACCTGGTGGCGTACGGGCGGCTGTTCCTGGCGAACCCGGACCTGCCGAGGCGGTTTGAGCTTGCCGCGCCGCTTAACGACTGCAACAGGGCCACCTTCTACGGCGCCGGCGACACCGACACCGCCGTCGGATACACGGACTACCCGTTCCTCGATCGTGTGATGTGATGATCGACCTCGCAAAGTGTTGCGTTCGGCTCCATTGATGATCTAGGTCGATTTGCTTTGGATGTTGTACTAATACATTTTGACGGCCGGGTACTTCACAAATTTCATGATGATCAAAGTTTGGAGACGaagagagaagtccaatttacctCCGAAACTCATCTCAAAGTTCAAATTACAATCTTCAACTTTACTTTGGTTTAATCTTCAACCCTAATTCTATAAATCGTTTGGAATTGAACTTTTTATCCTTTTTGACAAGTTTTGAACTGGTTTTTCTGACCAGTTAGCGGGTTTTCTCCCTATATATTGTGCCAACTCATCAACATACAACATACAcgatacatgtacttcctctctcTCCATATCGCATGATAACCTCATGCCTCATCATGATCGTTTTCCTCTCTGGAACGAGGCCATAACGACCACAGATGGGTGCCTACATCAGACAATAACATCCAGCGTCTGCCTCTACATCACATGTTGTGCCCAGCCTTCCGCCAGCATGGCAACCACCACGTAGCGCAGCGAGCCGCGGGGGAGGCATTTTTATTCCGGCGGGTGAAGAGTTGAAGATGAAGCATAGATTTGAAGATGAAGAGTTAAAGACATAGAATACATGTACGCACTATTTTACCAATGCAATACATTACGTGATAAGAAAAACCGGCTTAAGACAATGCAAGGGGTGATTCTGAAATGTTTTTAGAATTCAGAGGTGAAAGTTGAATCAAAGTAAAGTTTAGGGTTGTAAGCTAAACTTTGAGACAAGCTTAGGTGGGTATATTGAACTTCTCTCGGAGACGAATTGGGGCTCCCTCCTTTTCCATTGTCCGTAAACAACCAACGGACTTGTCACACCATTTAGCGAGGAAGAAATCCACAATGTTGTTGATCAGAATATTGTTGATCAGATGAAGAAAAAAAATGCCCACTGGCCCTGCTGGGATCCCTATAGAActttttcaaaatgttgaaatATTATCAAAGTGGATATGATGAATATGTTCAATGAATTGGGTTCCCTCCTTTTCCACTGTCCGCAAACAACCAACGGACTTGTCTGGCCTGGCTCATCCGTCGGCGACTCGACCATCTCCACTCATCCTGACTGGTCtcactcccctctccctctccggaTCCCACTCCACTACCGACGGTTGCCCTCCATCGTTGCCGCAGCCATCGGTCCTCCTCGACATTCACCCACTTTCGTGGCCAAAATCGATGTTCGGCGATAGATGAAGGAGCTCTCCCGCCCACGACTTTTCCCCGCCGCCACTGCTACCATGTGAGACCACGGTAGGTTAGGTTGAGGTTGGCCGACAACTTCAGTTCTCACACTAGTCCCAGACGCCCCACCTACACCCGTTAGCCATAAGTTTGGCTGTCAACCGTTTTTCCAACTCAGCCGACCCGCCTTTGAGCTTGGCATTGAGCAGAGCACCTCCGGGAGCTCGGCCTCGAGCTAGGTGCCAATATGCATTGTTTGATTAGATAGGAGTGTGACCTTTGAGGTTTGGGGTGCCAATATCAAGTTGAAGAAAGCGGAGAGACACAAATGCGGCAGGTCATGAATTAACTAGGAACTGttttgaaacaattttttcaTGCATTTGGGCCGATGAGCCCCCTAGCTTTATTTTGCAAATCCTGCTAAACGATGTAACTATCATTTGAACTTGGACCAGCAAGTTTTAtacacactcttttccttaccagggtacccaaGAGGACTGAAAGGTTATTTAATGAGACGGTTTGCTTGCGTAATATATTGTGTTCAAAAAAACGTGCATCATTTTTTTAGGGTACAATGTTCACCATTTTTTTAAGATTTTTTAGGGCATTTTTTAAAAACCATAATATATTAAGCCACCTTATTAAAAGCCTTTCAGTCTTTACATGTGCCCTGATAAGAAAAAGAGTGCGTAAAAAACTTGACGCCCCAATCAAAGAATAGATACATCAACTTTTTTATATAAGAGGCCTTTACCAAATTATCTCCATTGCACCACTTATCTCTCAGCTCTGGGCCGACATTACGCGTCGAGACCCATTCGCGATCCAAATCCCGGGCCTGGTCGTGACCCGGCCCGCTGCAAAAGCCCAAACCATGCTGATAGCGAAATGTTTTGCGGCTGGGTTCCGTTTCGTGTACTAGTAGGGGACCCCCGTCGCTAGGTCGGTCGCCATTCGGTCCCCTTCCGCCTTCTGGAACGGCCTCGCTCGTCACCCCGCTCTCCACCCCCAGACCACACCACCACCGAAGAAGCTGCAATGGCGGCCTCCGACACCGAGGAGGGAGGCGCCCCCGCGGCGGGCGGAGCGGGGCAGGACGACGACGCGCCGGAGCCGCGGCCAGAGCTGGTGGCGGCGGGCGAGCGAACCGCCTCCGATGACGCTCCAGCGCCGCCCGACGCCTCCGACGACGAAGGCGGAGCGGGGGAGGACGACGCGTCCAGCCCGCcgcgaggaccgggggcggccgGAGAGCAACCCGCCTCCGATCACGCCCCGGTGGCGCTCGCCGCCGAAGCCGAAGACGAAGCAGTCGAAGCGGAGCAGGACGACGCGCCCGAGTCGGAGGACGAGCAGGACGTGGAAGAGGAAGTGCAGGAGGAAGATGGCGACGCcacggaggaggatgaggacggggaggaggaggacgacgaggatgccCCGACGCATCTCCCGTTCGCGCCCACGGGCGAAGAGGTACACGGCTTCGCCTCCCGCCTCCCTCCCCCTCTCGGTCCGCAGCGCGACGAGGGTTTCCGGGTTGCTTGTGCGGTTCCCATTTCCCCCGCCTCTCACGAGCATTCCGTCGAGCAGTTGGCGCCCGTCTCGAGGATGGCGGCCGTGCCGTGCTGTTAGGGGAAACTAGGCGTTCTGCACCCCTGGGTGACGAAGCGAGGATAGGCCACACTGGGATACTGTGCTCGATGGCCATGCTGGATGTTATTAGGTTGTATTCTCTTGCCATTTACTGGGTGCAGCGTGGATTTCTGGGGAGCATGAACTTGCGTTTACCCTTTTGTAAATTGGTCGTGCAATTTGACTGCTGTTGTTCACGTTCTCAAATCTGTCGCAAGCAATGAATCTGGCACTTCTATGTACGTAGTTTTAGCAGTTGGAGTTTTAGTTACCTTAAGCAACTACTTGCTCTGTTCCCCTGCCAAAAAAAGCAACTAATCGGAGTTTAGTCACCTTGTCATCAAGATTTCCATTTAGCCAATTATAGTAATATTGAGCTGTCTTCATGTTCAATCTTCCGGTTGTaattatctgcagttacctgatgaCACAACCACAGTTGATCCAAGCTATACCATCTCTCTTATAAGGAAGCTAATACCAAAGGGATCCGATCTGGTGAAAGAGTTCAGGTGAGTGGTACTTCCGGTTTTACTTCGCATTTAAGTTTGTTTAGCAGAGAAGGCGTTGTTTAAAACCACCTGGTTTTCCTAACAATGTCTACCTCGTGCCAAAAGTGACAAGAGTTCCAGTTCTGATGACGGGGAGTCAACGCTACCTGAGTATGAGGATCAGTGGGAAGAGTGTGGGTGCATTCTGTGGGACCTTGCAGCTAGTGAACCTCAAGCAGAACATATGGTACTTATCCTGATCATTCTGTTATATAAGGAGTATTTCTTCAATGTGTTCTTCATATGGAACGGGCTTGCTTTGCTATATGCCTATATGAAACTTCTTTATAGCTGCTCAGGTTTTTGCTAAGACATATTACTTTGTAGCAAGCATGATGCGTGAGAGGTTTTGATTCTCTTATCTCTG contains:
- the LOC124700019 gene encoding putative 12-oxophytodienoate reductase 2, with protein sequence MKPIPLLTPYKMGEFQLSHRVVLAPLSRLRSYGGVPQPHAAVYYSQRATPGGFLISEATLVSGLPQGRQESSSFRDVPGIWAQEHVDAWRPVVDAVHAKGAVFFCQLWHVGDRVVVRPQQVSPQMSFDGRREELSSPRRVTAEEAPRVVDWFRRAARNAVDAGFDGVEILGANGYFVDDGHVGSAGLESRCRFALEVVDAVAREVGGHRMGVCLDQFTTTGTGTGEEHAVALHVVSRLNDHGVLYCHMIEPRIEGRRHVSRQLLPFREAFDGTFIANGGYGREEGDAAVGEGYADLVAYGRLFLANPDLPRRFELAAPLNDCNRATFYGAGDTDTAVGYTDYPFLDRVM